A genomic segment from Candidatus Krumholzibacteriia bacterium encodes:
- the lpdA gene encoding dihydrolipoyl dehydrogenase, with the protein MANTDYDVIVIGAGPGGYTGAIRAAQLGLNTAVVEMDSRLGGTCLLRGCIPTKAMLHSADLVSEMAHAKTMGLDIPDWKLDFSQVMKNKSQTVDKNAKGVEYLFKKNKITTERGRGRLTGPKTVEVTQDGETRTLTAKRGVLLAMGSKPTEIGAFPVDGKRIITSDHILELEKLPKKLVVLGAGAVGTEFASIFARFGVETVLVEMLPRILPIEDEDCSKDLERALKKDGIEIRTGTKLANAEAKARSVDLTLDKDGETETLKADMLLVAVGRSPLTADCGLEEVGVRMHERGYVLTDEYMRTSVEGVYAIGDIVPTPALAHCASAESIVAAEHIAGHETFPVKYETVPNATYCRPEVASVGKTEAQAREEGYDVEVGKFPWAASGKARIRHETAGFVKIVRDKKYDEILGIHIIGPAATDLISEAAALLHLECTNDELSRIVHAHPTLGEGMLEASHAAAGHPIAF; encoded by the coding sequence GTGGCGAACACGGACTACGACGTGATCGTGATCGGCGCCGGACCCGGCGGCTACACCGGAGCGATCCGGGCGGCGCAGCTGGGCTTGAACACCGCCGTCGTCGAGATGGATTCCCGACTGGGTGGCACCTGTCTGCTGCGCGGGTGCATTCCGACCAAGGCCATGCTGCACTCGGCCGACCTGGTCAGCGAGATGGCCCACGCCAAGACCATGGGTCTGGACATCCCCGACTGGAAGCTCGATTTCTCCCAGGTGATGAAGAACAAGTCCCAGACGGTGGACAAGAACGCCAAGGGCGTCGAGTACCTCTTCAAGAAGAACAAGATCACCACCGAGCGGGGCCGCGGACGCCTCACCGGTCCGAAGACGGTCGAGGTCACCCAGGACGGCGAGACCCGTACGCTCACCGCGAAGAGGGGCGTGCTCCTGGCCATGGGCAGCAAGCCCACCGAGATCGGCGCCTTTCCCGTCGACGGCAAGCGGATCATCACCAGCGACCACATCCTCGAGCTCGAGAAGCTGCCGAAGAAGCTCGTCGTGCTCGGCGCGGGCGCCGTGGGGACCGAGTTCGCGTCGATCTTCGCCCGCTTCGGCGTGGAGACGGTGCTCGTGGAGATGCTCCCGCGGATCCTGCCGATCGAGGACGAGGACTGCAGCAAGGACCTCGAACGCGCGTTGAAGAAGGACGGTATCGAGATCCGTACCGGGACCAAGCTGGCCAACGCCGAGGCGAAGGCCCGCAGCGTCGACCTGACGCTCGACAAGGACGGCGAGACCGAGACCCTGAAGGCCGACATGCTGCTGGTGGCCGTGGGGCGCTCGCCGCTGACCGCCGACTGCGGCCTCGAGGAGGTCGGCGTGCGGATGCACGAGCGCGGCTACGTGCTGACCGACGAATACATGCGGACCAGCGTCGAGGGCGTGTACGCGATCGGTGACATCGTGCCGACGCCGGCCCTGGCCCACTGCGCCTCGGCCGAGTCGATCGTGGCCGCCGAGCACATCGCCGGCCACGAGACCTTCCCGGTCAAGTACGAGACGGTCCCGAATGCGACGTACTGCCGTCCCGAGGTCGCGAGCGTGGGCAAGACCGAGGCCCAGGCGCGCGAGGAGGGCTACGACGTCGAGGTGGGCAAGTTCCCGTGGGCGGCCAGCGGCAAGGCCCGCATCCGCCACGAGACCGCGGGCTTCGTCAAGATCGTCCGCGACAAGAAGTACGACGAGATCCTCGGGATCCACATCATCGGGCCGGCGGCCACCGACCTGATCAGCGAGGCCGCCGCGCTGCTGCACCTCGAGTGCACGAACGACGAGCTCTCGCGCATCGTCCACGCCCATCCCACGCTGGGAGAGGGCATGCTCGAGGCGAGTCACGCCGCGGCGGGTCACCCGATCGCGTTCTGA
- a CDS encoding PqqD family protein has product MDRNLRPVRAFDVHWRALDGGGVLVRLADQRRFTLDEIGLVLWDRCDGEWSVGDLVDELVRLFDAEPDQAADDVEAFLLDLERTELVRLFAVPDPSLAGPARVGPTTVVV; this is encoded by the coding sequence GTGGATCGCAATCTCCGGCCCGTTCGCGCCTTCGACGTCCACTGGCGGGCACTGGACGGGGGTGGTGTCCTCGTCCGACTCGCCGACCAACGCCGTTTCACCCTCGACGAGATCGGACTGGTACTCTGGGATCGCTGCGACGGCGAATGGAGCGTGGGGGACCTCGTCGACGAGCTCGTGCGTCTGTTCGACGCCGAGCCCGACCAGGCCGCCGACGACGTCGAGGCCTTCCTGCTCGATCTCGAGAGAACGGAACTGGTCCGGCTCTTCGCCGTGCCCGACCCATCCCTGGCCGGACCGGCGCGCGTGGGCCCCACCACGGTCGTGGTCTAA
- a CDS encoding calcium/sodium antiporter: MEPITFLWLAGGVVGTWFGAELLVRGSAHIALTLGIRPMVVGLTVVAFGTSSPEAVVSLVAAAKDSAGIAVGNVFGSNIANVGLILGTVCLLHPVRVLWREVRLDASFMVLATFVAAAFAMTGHLDRPAGAVMLGMLALSLFYYIRGGHAPGGDTALEAEIPDVPRPGLLWPIAQSALGLLLLVGGAHLLVSAAEAVALQFGISEEVIGATMVAVGTSLPELAASVVAVVRGHHEIGIGNIIGSNQMNLLFVLGGVCMFGDVEASDQVRQVIVPITLVFTVALIPMMATGGRVGRAEGALLLAGYAAFAAASYF, translated from the coding sequence ATGGAGCCCATCACCTTTCTCTGGCTGGCCGGCGGGGTCGTCGGCACCTGGTTCGGCGCGGAACTCCTGGTGCGAGGCTCTGCGCATATCGCATTGACCCTCGGGATCCGGCCCATGGTGGTCGGCCTCACGGTGGTGGCCTTCGGCACCTCGAGTCCCGAGGCCGTGGTCAGCCTGGTGGCCGCGGCCAAGGATTCCGCCGGCATCGCGGTCGGCAACGTCTTCGGCAGCAATATCGCCAACGTGGGTCTGATCCTCGGGACGGTGTGTCTGCTGCACCCCGTGCGCGTGCTGTGGCGCGAGGTGCGGCTCGACGCGTCGTTCATGGTGCTGGCCACCTTCGTGGCCGCGGCCTTCGCCATGACGGGCCACCTCGACCGTCCGGCGGGTGCGGTCATGCTGGGCATGCTCGCGCTGTCGCTCTTCTATTACATACGCGGGGGGCACGCGCCCGGCGGCGACACCGCGCTCGAGGCCGAGATCCCCGACGTCCCGCGCCCGGGTCTGCTCTGGCCCATCGCGCAGTCGGCGCTCGGGCTCCTGCTGCTGGTGGGCGGTGCGCACCTGCTGGTGAGCGCGGCCGAGGCGGTGGCCTTGCAGTTCGGGATCTCCGAGGAGGTCATCGGTGCCACCATGGTGGCGGTCGGGACGTCGTTGCCCGAACTGGCGGCGAGCGTGGTCGCCGTCGTCCGCGGTCACCACGAGATCGGCATCGGCAACATCATCGGCAGCAATCAGATGAACCTGCTGTTCGTGCTCGGCGGCGTGTGCATGTTCGGGGACGTGGAGGCCTCCGATCAGGTGCGCCAGGTGATCGTTCCGATCACGCTGGTGTTCACCGTGGCCCTGATCCCGATGATGGCCACCGGCGGAAGAGTGGGGCGGGCCGAGGGGGCTCTGCTGCTCGCGGGCTACGCAGCCTTCGCGGCTGCCAGCTATTTCTGA
- a CDS encoding GDP-mannose 4,6-dehydratase: protein MRVLITGFTGFVGSHLADHLLERGDCEIYGLYRWRSRMENVNHLLGRVHLIEGDIADASGMRRALEISRPDWVFHLAAQSFVPTSWTSPNETLDVNVRGQINLFEGLRQLSLNPRIQIACSSEEYGLVHADELPIREENPLRPLSPYAVSKVTQDVLAYQYHQSYGIDTVRTRGFNHTGPRRGHVFVCSNFAHQVASIEAGLQDAVIRVGNLDARRDFTDVRDMARGYVLALEKGEPGGCYNICQGKAHRIGDVLDMLLDMARLEVSVEEDPERMRPSDVPVLLGSADRFRERTGWEPRIPFEQTLRDLLDYWRDRLARRTTSTL from the coding sequence GTGCGCGTTCTGATCACCGGCTTCACCGGCTTCGTCGGGAGCCACCTCGCCGACCATCTGCTCGAGCGTGGCGACTGCGAGATCTACGGCCTCTACCGCTGGCGCAGCCGGATGGAGAACGTGAACCATCTGCTCGGTCGCGTCCATCTGATCGAGGGCGACATCGCCGACGCCTCGGGCATGCGTCGCGCGCTCGAGATCAGCCGGCCGGACTGGGTCTTCCATCTGGCGGCCCAGTCCTTCGTGCCCACCAGCTGGACCAGCCCGAACGAGACGCTCGACGTGAACGTCCGCGGTCAGATCAACCTCTTCGAAGGTCTGCGTCAGCTCTCGTTGAACCCGCGGATCCAGATCGCCTGCAGCAGCGAGGAATACGGTCTGGTCCACGCCGACGAGCTGCCGATCCGCGAAGAGAACCCCCTGCGGCCGCTGTCGCCCTACGCGGTGAGCAAGGTGACCCAGGACGTCCTGGCCTACCAGTACCACCAGAGCTACGGAATCGACACGGTGCGCACCCGCGGCTTCAACCACACGGGTCCGCGGCGTGGCCACGTCTTCGTGTGCAGCAACTTCGCCCATCAGGTGGCGAGCATCGAGGCCGGCCTCCAGGACGCGGTGATCCGCGTGGGCAACCTGGATGCACGGCGTGACTTCACCGACGTCCGCGACATGGCCCGCGGCTACGTCCTGGCCCTCGAGAAGGGCGAGCCCGGCGGGTGCTACAACATCTGCCAGGGCAAGGCCCACCGGATCGGCGACGTCCTGGACATGCTGCTCGACATGGCCCGTCTCGAGGTCAGCGTCGAAGAGGATCCCGAGCGCATGCGCCCGAGCGACGTCCCGGTGCTCCTGGGTTCGGCCGACCGCTTCCGCGAGCGCACCGGGTGGGAGCCTCGCATTCCCTTCGAACAGACGCTGCGCGACCTGCTCGACTACTGGCGCGACCGGCTGGCCCGACGCACCACCTCGACCCTGTAG
- a CDS encoding GDP-mannose 4,6-dehydratase: MQRVWITGGHGFVGRTLARELTGRALAVWTVERGPARPDDDDQTLRIPLAEDGVVARALTDIRPDAIVHLAAQSSGGASFRIPRETLRNNVESTLGLLEAILSLPAGERPRLLSVGSCEEYGAPNGDGELPLTEDQPLRPGNPYAVSKTAQTLLCQQFRRAHGLDVLAVRSFTHTGPGQSDRFVFGSWARQIAELERAGGGVLAVGNLDVSRDVSHVGDVARAYADLLTVDWPHDVVNLCRGEATALRTVLDHLCSVALAPVDWQVDPARLRPGDVPLFVGDPSRLRSMIGWVPSTPVETALNELLQWWRERIGDSPSSPTTSR; encoded by the coding sequence GTGCAACGAGTCTGGATCACAGGCGGACACGGCTTCGTCGGACGGACGCTCGCCCGCGAGCTGACCGGACGCGCTCTCGCGGTGTGGACCGTCGAGCGCGGTCCCGCTCGTCCCGATGACGACGACCAGACCCTGCGCATCCCGCTGGCCGAGGACGGCGTCGTCGCCCGCGCACTGACCGACATCCGCCCCGACGCGATCGTGCACCTGGCCGCGCAGAGCAGCGGCGGCGCGAGCTTCCGTATTCCGCGCGAGACCCTGCGCAACAACGTCGAGAGTACGCTCGGCCTGCTCGAGGCGATCCTCTCGCTGCCCGCCGGGGAGCGTCCCCGCCTGCTGTCGGTGGGGAGCTGCGAGGAGTACGGTGCGCCGAACGGCGACGGCGAACTCCCGCTGACGGAGGACCAGCCGCTGCGCCCTGGCAACCCCTACGCGGTGAGCAAGACCGCCCAGACCCTGTTGTGCCAGCAGTTCCGCCGTGCCCACGGTCTCGACGTCCTGGCCGTCCGCAGCTTCACGCACACCGGTCCCGGCCAGTCCGATCGCTTCGTCTTCGGCAGCTGGGCCCGGCAGATCGCCGAGCTGGAACGCGCCGGGGGCGGAGTGCTGGCCGTGGGCAACCTCGACGTCAGCCGGGACGTCTCGCACGTCGGTGACGTCGCCCGCGCCTACGCCGACCTGTTGACCGTCGACTGGCCGCACGACGTGGTCAATCTCTGCCGCGGCGAGGCCACCGCACTGCGAACCGTCCTCGACCACCTCTGCTCCGTCGCCCTCGCCCCGGTCGACTGGCAGGTCGACCCGGCCCGGCTGAGACCCGGCGACGTACCGCTCTTCGTGGGCGACCCGTCGCGCTTGCGTTCGATGATCGGATGGGTACCCTCGACCCCCGTCGAGACGGCTCTGAACGAACTCCTGCAATGGTGGCGCGAACGGATCGGCGACTCCCCGTCGTCGCCCACCACTTCCCGCTGA
- a CDS encoding UDP-glucose/GDP-mannose dehydrogenase family protein produces MARICMVGTGYVGLVSGACFADFGHEVWCVDINADRIARLERGEIPFYEPGLDILVEKNHGNGRLHFTTDLATGVAPAEVVMIAVQTPPMENGEADMQYVMKVGQDVARLLEPGEYKVICTKSTVPVGTARELTKMIDSTAKEGVDYDVASNPEFLREGSSIEDFMRPDRVVIGTKTERAAELMQSLYRPLYLLDTPIVSTDLETSELIKYASNAYLAVKISYINEMADLCEKLGARVDVLAKAMGLDGRIGKKFLHAGLGFGGSCLPKDTKAIVQMGRANETPLRLIEGAMGVNDERAPRAVEKLEALAGSLHGKRVALLGLAFKPNTDDVREAPSLGLVAALRERGAHVVACDPEAVETFLMHVPDLEIADGPYACIEGADAALLVTEWNPYRELDMERIRDAMKAPVFIDCRNVYPRDRMESLGFAYDSFGR; encoded by the coding sequence GTGGCCAGGATCTGCATGGTGGGAACCGGATACGTCGGACTGGTGTCCGGCGCGTGCTTCGCCGACTTCGGACACGAAGTCTGGTGCGTGGACATCAACGCCGACCGCATCGCCCGGCTCGAACGCGGCGAGATCCCCTTCTACGAACCGGGCCTCGACATCCTCGTCGAGAAGAACCACGGCAACGGGCGCCTGCACTTCACCACCGACCTGGCCACCGGCGTCGCCCCCGCCGAGGTGGTGATGATCGCCGTGCAGACCCCGCCCATGGAGAACGGCGAGGCCGACATGCAGTACGTGATGAAAGTCGGCCAGGACGTCGCCCGCCTGCTCGAGCCCGGGGAATACAAGGTGATCTGCACGAAGAGCACCGTTCCCGTGGGCACCGCACGCGAGCTGACGAAGATGATCGACTCCACCGCGAAGGAAGGCGTCGACTACGACGTCGCCAGCAACCCCGAGTTCCTGCGCGAGGGCAGCTCGATCGAGGACTTCATGCGCCCCGACCGCGTGGTGATCGGCACGAAGACCGAGCGCGCCGCCGAGCTCATGCAGTCGCTCTACCGCCCGCTCTACCTGCTCGACACCCCGATCGTCTCGACCGACCTCGAGACCAGCGAGCTGATCAAGTACGCCAGCAACGCCTACCTGGCGGTGAAGATCAGCTACATCAACGAGATGGCCGACCTGTGCGAGAAGCTCGGCGCTCGAGTCGACGTCCTCGCCAAGGCCATGGGCCTGGACGGACGCATCGGGAAGAAGTTCCTGCACGCCGGTCTGGGCTTCGGCGGAAGTTGCCTGCCGAAGGACACCAAGGCGATCGTGCAGATGGGCCGGGCCAACGAAACGCCCCTGCGCCTGATCGAGGGCGCGATGGGCGTGAACGACGAGCGCGCCCCGCGTGCGGTGGAGAAGCTCGAGGCCCTGGCGGGTTCGCTGCACGGCAAACGCGTCGCCCTCCTGGGCCTGGCCTTCAAGCCGAACACCGACGACGTGCGCGAGGCGCCGAGCCTCGGCCTGGTCGCGGCCCTGCGCGAACGCGGCGCCCACGTGGTGGCCTGTGATCCCGAGGCGGTCGAGACCTTCCTCATGCACGTGCCCGATCTCGAGATCGCCGACGGACCGTACGCCTGCATCGAGGGCGCCGACGCCGCTCTGCTGGTGACCGAGTGGAACCCCTACCGTGAACTGGACATGGAGAGGATCCGCGACGCGATGAAGGCGCCCGTCTTCATCGACTGCCGCAACGTCTACCCGCGCGATCGCATGGAGTCCCTGGGCTTCGCCTACGACAGCTTCGGACGATGA
- a CDS encoding flippase encodes MSSPAARGGLATNVVTAALPLVGSFLVSLLLAPYVGDAGFGVYSLVMSAATLLLVAAKFGLHTATSRLVSENDDTPGPWIRAGLALRLPLTLGTAIVAVVASPWIARGLTGTDETTVAFALAGAVIVGASLFEFAGEVQVGLRAFRPQMWLRVVALVLRLAALGLVRWFGVGVEWFLAGHALSQALPSTVVLGRLVHSTRAQTVAGVRTLRRTWDLALPLAFSSASFLIYAHTDRLMLGAFDSEAVVGQFAVARNVIDAAMFPVVALTWSLRPAFVRSLRPGATESVGAVLAEGLRLSVVYVCAGAALMAVLGPGLLRGLYGAEFSEAGALLLWMVPLLALRGLGTVIFPLLVAADSQRAYARLMGWTAGVNVAANLVLIPIFGAIGAVASTFLALLLLTVGGFREVRRAAGSLPWGERAGSHTRAVVSSGLAATAVLLWDPEGRGLAVTTAAAVIGVVVLALVNLGRPRRPFRGVRRP; translated from the coding sequence ATGAGCAGCCCCGCGGCGCGCGGAGGCCTGGCGACCAACGTGGTGACGGCGGCGTTGCCGCTGGTCGGCAGCTTCCTCGTGTCGCTCCTGCTCGCACCCTACGTGGGCGACGCGGGATTCGGCGTCTACTCGCTGGTCATGTCGGCGGCCACGCTGCTGCTGGTGGCCGCCAAGTTCGGTCTGCACACCGCGACCTCGCGTCTGGTCAGCGAGAACGACGACACCCCCGGTCCGTGGATCCGGGCCGGGCTCGCGTTGCGCCTGCCGCTCACCCTGGGGACGGCGATCGTCGCCGTGGTGGCCTCGCCGTGGATCGCACGGGGCCTGACCGGCACCGACGAGACGACGGTGGCCTTCGCCCTGGCCGGCGCGGTGATCGTCGGGGCCAGTCTGTTCGAGTTCGCGGGCGAGGTCCAGGTCGGCCTGCGGGCCTTCCGGCCGCAGATGTGGCTGCGCGTGGTCGCCCTCGTGCTACGCCTGGCCGCACTGGGACTCGTCCGGTGGTTCGGGGTGGGCGTCGAGTGGTTCCTGGCCGGCCACGCGCTGTCGCAGGCCCTGCCCTCGACGGTCGTGCTCGGGCGGCTGGTCCACTCGACGCGCGCACAGACCGTGGCCGGGGTCCGGACCCTGCGCCGCACCTGGGACCTGGCCCTGCCACTGGCCTTCTCTTCGGCCAGCTTCCTGATCTACGCCCACACCGACCGGCTGATGCTCGGTGCCTTCGACAGCGAGGCCGTGGTGGGGCAGTTCGCGGTGGCCCGCAACGTGATCGACGCGGCGATGTTCCCGGTCGTGGCCCTGACCTGGTCGTTGCGTCCGGCCTTCGTGCGGTCCCTGCGCCCCGGCGCCACCGAGTCGGTGGGTGCGGTCCTCGCCGAGGGACTGCGTCTGTCGGTCGTCTACGTCTGCGCCGGCGCGGCGTTGATGGCGGTGCTCGGCCCCGGCCTGTTGCGCGGACTCTACGGCGCGGAGTTCTCCGAGGCCGGCGCACTGCTGCTGTGGATGGTCCCGCTGTTGGCGCTGCGGGGTCTCGGCACGGTGATCTTCCCCCTGCTCGTGGCCGCGGACTCCCAGCGCGCCTACGCACGCCTCATGGGCTGGACGGCCGGCGTGAACGTTGCGGCGAACCTGGTGCTGATCCCGATCTTCGGGGCGATCGGGGCGGTGGCGAGCACCTTCCTGGCCCTCTTGCTGCTGACCGTGGGCGGGTTCCGCGAGGTCCGACGCGCGGCGGGATCGCTGCCGTGGGGCGAACGGGCGGGCTCGCACACCCGGGCCGTGGTCTCGAGCGGGCTGGCCGCAACGGCCGTCCTGCTTTGGGATCCCGAAGGACGCGGATTGGCGGTGACCACCGCCGCTGCCGTGATCGGCGTCGTCGTCCTCGCCCTGGTGAATCTCGGCCGCCCGCGGCGTCCCTTCCGCGGCGTCCGTCGACCCTGA
- a CDS encoding MraY family glycosyltransferase has product MPISTTVFAFSVACLSALLITPVVRRVAVRLRWRDRPEGAAHKERESARTHAGGMAVLAATGIGLWSIHAAFEGIGGRLEPVLLTVVPGTLLVAGVGLVDDLRGCRPIEKLLVQIAAVSVLVSSQAVLGLSGIVAWTMLPAAAAVIALGLWMVTTTNAVNLVDGIDGLAPGLVALGGFGLVVLAVRAGDLGTAAIAGSFAGAALGFLRSNRYPAKIYLGDSGSMMFGYLVASVGAILIGRDPSLRTLLAVALCAWVPLLDTLLAVLRRVRSRVSPFRADRDHVHHRLVAAGLSIRAAAAILWTIGFVGVAAGLAIAWGAPLLPALGVVVVVTAPLARVVLPLRVTVRLDDPRRERLESDTPSGVVPAPQNRAA; this is encoded by the coding sequence TTGCCGATCTCGACCACGGTCTTCGCGTTCAGCGTGGCCTGTCTGAGCGCCCTGTTGATCACGCCGGTCGTCCGGCGCGTCGCGGTGCGTCTGCGCTGGCGGGACCGGCCCGAGGGCGCCGCCCACAAGGAGCGCGAGTCGGCCCGGACCCACGCCGGCGGCATGGCCGTCCTGGCGGCCACCGGGATCGGTCTCTGGAGCATCCACGCCGCGTTCGAGGGCATCGGGGGCCGGCTCGAGCCGGTACTGCTGACCGTCGTCCCCGGAACCCTCCTCGTGGCCGGAGTCGGTCTCGTCGACGATCTGCGTGGCTGCCGTCCGATCGAGAAGCTCCTCGTGCAGATCGCCGCCGTGTCCGTGCTGGTGTCGAGCCAGGCCGTGCTGGGCCTGTCGGGGATCGTGGCCTGGACCATGCTCCCGGCCGCCGCGGCCGTGATCGCCCTGGGCCTGTGGATGGTCACCACCACCAATGCCGTCAACCTGGTCGACGGGATCGACGGGCTGGCCCCGGGCCTGGTCGCGCTGGGTGGATTCGGACTGGTGGTCCTGGCCGTGCGGGCCGGTGATCTGGGAACTGCCGCCATCGCCGGATCCTTCGCCGGAGCCGCGCTCGGTTTCCTGCGCAGCAACCGCTATCCGGCCAAGATCTACCTGGGTGACAGCGGCAGCATGATGTTCGGGTATCTCGTCGCGTCGGTGGGCGCGATCCTGATCGGCAGGGACCCGTCGCTGCGCACACTGCTCGCGGTGGCCCTCTGCGCCTGGGTCCCGTTGCTCGACACGCTGCTGGCCGTCCTGCGACGGGTCCGGAGCCGCGTGAGCCCCTTCCGCGCCGATCGGGACCACGTCCACCACCGTCTGGTGGCGGCGGGCTTGTCGATCCGGGCCGCTGCGGCGATCCTGTGGACCATCGGGTTCGTCGGCGTGGCCGCCGGGCTCGCGATCGCGTGGGGAGCGCCCCTGCTCCCGGCCCTCGGGGTCGTGGTGGTGGTCACCGCGCCATTGGCGCGTGTCGTGCTTCCTCTGCGCGTGACCGTGCGCCTCGACGATCCGCGTCGGGAACGGCTCGAGAGCGACACCCCCAGCGGTGTGGTCCCCGCGCCGCAGAACCGCGCCGCCTGA
- a CDS encoding dihydroorotate dehydrogenase, protein MSIDLRVTTGPVTWRNPVFTASGTWGYGIEYFDLCDPSDLGGIVTKTVTVEPRAGNPQPRVCELRHGMLNSIGLENVGLAAFVGQKLPVLREHRVPTVVSLAARDEVEFTTMIDELAAHPGWSAVELNLSCPNVARGGLDFGRDPARVERITADARRALPADRALWVKLTPNVTAIGDLARAAETGGAHAISCINTLVGMEIDLDRREPVFPRGTAGYSGPAILPVALAKVWEVAHAVGIPIVGIGGISSLDDVLRFFVAGATAVQVGTSLFARPDLANVFERRLAERLAAMDVERPVDLRSRRLPALRPVG, encoded by the coding sequence ATGAGCATCGACCTGCGCGTCACCACCGGACCGGTCACGTGGAGGAACCCCGTGTTCACCGCGTCGGGCACCTGGGGCTACGGGATCGAGTACTTCGACCTGTGCGACCCGTCGGACCTCGGCGGCATCGTCACGAAGACCGTCACCGTCGAGCCGCGAGCGGGCAATCCGCAGCCGCGGGTGTGCGAGCTGCGCCACGGCATGCTCAACTCGATCGGTCTGGAGAACGTGGGGCTGGCCGCCTTCGTCGGCCAGAAGCTCCCCGTGCTGCGGGAACACCGCGTGCCGACGGTGGTGTCGCTGGCCGCCCGCGACGAGGTCGAGTTCACGACCATGATCGACGAGCTCGCCGCACACCCGGGGTGGAGTGCGGTCGAGCTCAACCTGAGCTGCCCGAACGTCGCGCGGGGCGGCCTGGACTTCGGGCGGGATCCGGCGCGGGTCGAGCGGATCACCGCCGATGCCCGACGTGCGCTCCCGGCCGATCGTGCCCTGTGGGTGAAACTCACCCCGAACGTGACGGCGATCGGGGATCTGGCCCGCGCGGCCGAGACCGGCGGCGCCCATGCGATCAGCTGCATCAACACCCTCGTCGGCATGGAGATCGACCTCGACCGGCGCGAGCCCGTGTTCCCGCGCGGCACGGCCGGCTACAGCGGGCCGGCGATCCTGCCCGTGGCGTTGGCCAAGGTCTGGGAAGTCGCCCACGCGGTCGGCATTCCCATCGTCGGCATCGGCGGGATCTCGTCGCTCGACGACGTGTTGCGCTTCTTCGTGGCGGGTGCGACGGCGGTGCAGGTGGGCACGTCGCTCTTCGCACGGCCCGATCTGGCCAACGTCTTCGAACGGCGCCTGGCCGAGCGTCTCGCGGCGATGGACGTGGAACGGCCGGTGGATCTGCGATCGCGTCGGCTCCCGGCCCTCCGTCCGGTCGGCTGA
- a CDS encoding FAD-binding oxidoreductase — MMPRTLAECPVVARREVARDTVVVSFEVHLEEPVTAGQFAMVHTGDDDAYVLPRPYSILDVVGDRMDLLVKVAGRGSKELAQIREGATARIFGPLGHGFDLADFEGRPSVLVAGGVGIVPLYRLARELKRRGGPAARPLFGAHTPADLPVELLGDEPAGPWQLWIEEQPLEGQRLGLVTLGLEEALDATPDAIVATCGPTPMMHAVARMCRDRGVPLRVCLEEQMGCGAGVCRACVIEHADQPRMRTVCKEGPVFDVDQIRFLPEDHTDRAEPGACSA; from the coding sequence ATGATGCCACGTACCCTCGCCGAGTGCCCGGTCGTCGCGCGCCGCGAGGTCGCGCGGGACACCGTCGTCGTGAGTTTCGAGGTCCACCTCGAGGAACCGGTCACGGCCGGTCAGTTCGCCATGGTCCACACCGGCGACGACGACGCCTACGTCCTGCCGCGGCCCTACAGCATCCTCGACGTGGTGGGCGACCGCATGGACCTGCTGGTGAAGGTCGCCGGCCGCGGCTCGAAGGAGCTGGCCCAGATCCGCGAGGGCGCGACGGCGCGGATCTTCGGCCCTCTGGGCCACGGCTTCGACCTGGCCGATTTCGAGGGTCGCCCGTCGGTCCTGGTCGCCGGAGGCGTGGGGATCGTTCCCCTCTACCGTCTGGCGCGCGAACTGAAACGCCGGGGAGGGCCGGCAGCGCGCCCGCTCTTCGGCGCGCACACGCCGGCGGACCTTCCCGTGGAACTGCTCGGCGACGAGCCCGCCGGCCCCTGGCAGTTGTGGATCGAGGAGCAGCCCCTGGAAGGACAGCGTCTGGGACTCGTGACGCTCGGCCTGGAGGAAGCGCTCGACGCGACGCCCGACGCGATCGTCGCCACCTGCGGACCCACGCCGATGATGCACGCCGTGGCCCGGATGTGCCGCGATCGCGGTGTCCCGCTCCGAGTGTGCCTCGAGGAGCAGATGGGCTGCGGCGCCGGCGTCTGTCGGGCCTGTGTGATCGAGCACGCCGACCAGCCGCGCATGCGCACGGTGTGCAAGGAGGGTCCGGTCTTCGACGTCGACCAGATCCGCTTCCTGCCCGAGGACCACACCGACCGTGCCGAGCCCGGAGCGTGCTCGGCATGA